The Gemmatimonas phototrophica region CGGCTTTATCCGCAGGAACGTGGGCTGGAAGGGTTTGGTCTGGCCGCGGGCGGTGGCTTTGGCCGCATTCGCGAGGACAGCTATACGGAACCCTTGGCGTGCATCGCGCTCGTGGGTGTCGTTTGCCCGGACGTCGGCCGCCGCTCGGTGAGCGGCGCCACCTTCTCGGTGGAAGCGCACTATCAGTTCCTGCTGGGGCGCGCGCGCAAAACGAGCGTGGCGTTTGGCGCGGGGGCAAAGCGCTATTTCGTGGATACGCGTTCCAACGAAAGTTTCCAGGAACTGGTCCCCACACTGCGGCTGACCATTGGGTACGCCTTCTGATGCGTTCCTCGGCGGTGCTGGTCATCGCGGCGTTGAGCACCCTGCCGAACGCAACGCGCCTGTCGGCGCAGTCGCCGCGCCGCATTATGTCGATCAATCATGTCCTGCTGATCACCGGGAGCGTGCAGGGCGAAGTTGAGCAGCGCGTGAGTCCTCGGGTGTCCGTAGCGCTCAGCGGTTCTGCGGTGCGGTTGGCCGATCGCTATACCAACGCGGACCTCAAGCTGCGCTACTATCCCAATCCCCGAGGGCGCGTGCTCGACGGCGTGGGCTTTGCCATTGGCGCCGGTTATGGACACGTGACCGATCGGAACGTCGGCGTCATCTGCGCGTCCAGTCCTCCAGGGGGAGGCGGGGGCGGATGCTACGACTTTTCCGAGAGCTACGCCGGACCAACCGTGACGGCGGAAGTGACGCACCAGTGGATCGCCAAGGCGCCGCACCACATGGTGTTGACTGTCGGTGCGGGCGTGAAGCGGTACTTTGTGGAGGAGCGGTTACCCGCCACACTGCAGGGCTTTCCGCAACTCACCGGAACCGCGCGGGTCAGCGTTGGGTACGCCCTCTATTAAGCGGTGGCGCTGCCACCCTGTTGGCACGGTACACCCCCCGACAGCTTCTCCCTTCACACCCCACCGCACTATGCCCATCACCCGTCGTCACGTCGCCGCCCTCGCACTTGGCGCCCTGGTCCTCACTCTTCCGGCCACGCCTGTGTTGGCGCAGGGCCCCGGCAAGGTGGTTTCCATCAATCCCTTCCTGCCACTCGCCGGGTTTTTCCAGGGCGAGTTCGAGGGGCGGATCAAGGACAACCTCGCCGTGGCGGTGAGTGCTTCGCACATCCAGTTCGACGACATCTACACCAACGCCGACGTGAAGCTGCGCCTGTACCCGCAGGAGCGCGGTCTGCAGGGCTTCGCCATTGCCACCGGGTTGGGATACGGGCGCATTCGCAACGAGAACATCGACGAATTTTGCACGGGGATTCCCAACGTGGATTGTGCGGCGCAGACAAAATCCACCAGCGGCGCCACCTTCTCCGTGGAAATGCACTACCAGTGGCTGCTCGGCAAATCGCGCAACACCGCGGTCACGCTCGGCGGCGGCGCGAAGCGCTACTACATCGGCGAAGAGACGAAGAACGGGTTTGACAACTTCCAGGAGTATCTGCCCACGTTGCGCCTTACCGTGGGCTACGCGTTCCGCTAACGGATGAACGCCAGCAGTTCACGCAGGTTGAACACGGTGTGCACCGCCCCGGCGGCCATGAGCCGCTCGGGCGACACCAGTTCGGCGTAGCCAATTACCGTCATCCCGGCGGTGCTGGCGCCAAAAACGCCGAGCGGACTGTCTTCCACCACAATGGTGCGCGACGGGGCAAAGCCCAGTTGCTGGGCGGCGTGCAGAAACAGATCGGGGGCCGGCTTGGGGCGGGCCACGTCTACGGCCGAAAACCGTCGCCCTTCGAAGCGGGACAGCAGCCCGGTGGCGCCCAGCGTCGTTTCCATCTTTTCGTGTTCGCCGTTCGAAGCAACGCCGTATCCCACATCGGCCGCATCGAGCGCATCGAGCACCTCAACAATGCCATCAACGGCGACGACTTCGCTGGCCAGCGCCACCTTCACCTGCGCATAAAAATCGGTGAGCAGGGAATCGGGTGGTGTGTGCCCCAACTGCTCGGTGACAATCTCCAGGCAGCGCGCCATGGAATTGCCCAGATACGTCGCAAGCGACTGCTCCGTGGTGGTGGGGAGCCCAATGTTGGTCAGCAGCCCGGCCCACACGCGACTGGTAATGCGTTCGCTGTCCACCAGCACCCCGTCGCAATCGAACAGGATGCCATCGTAGCGGGCGCCGTTGAACACGACCCCCGTCTCCGGCGTGCCGCTCACAGTGCGTGGGCAGCCAGCGCCGCGTGCGCCTGCGCAATCTGCACCCGCACGGCTTCGGGGCCGGTGCCGCCGGCAATGTTGCGTGCGGCCAGCGATGCTTCGGCGCCCAACGCATCACGCGCATCATCGCCAAAGAGTGCGTGCGCCGTGCTGAACGCGGCGGCAGGCAGTTCGGTCATCTCAATGCCGGCTTCTTCGGCTTGACGCACCAGTGAGCCCACGGCGCCGTGCGCTTCGCGGAAGGTGGCACCCTTCTTTACCAGATAGTCCGCCAGATCGGTGGCCATCATGGCGCTCGATACCGCGCCACGCATGCGCTCGCGATTGAAGCGCAATTCTCCAATGGCGCCGGCCATGGAAGGCAACACCAAGTGCAGCAGATCCACCGCGTTGAACATGGCGCGCTTGTCGTCTTGCAAGTCCTTGCTGTAGCCGCTGGGCAGCCCCTTGATGGTGCCGAGCAATGATACGAGGTCGCCCAACACCCGGGCACCGCCGCCACGCGCGAGCTCAAAGACATCGGGATTGCGCTTCTGCGGCATCATGCTGCTGCCGGTGCTGAAGCCATCGCCAAACTTGATGAAGCCAAACTCGCTCGAGCCGTAAATGATCATGTCTTCGGCAATGCGCGAGCAGTGCACGGCCACCATGGTGCACACGAACATCGTTTCCGCGACAAAGTCACGATCGCCGGTGGCGTCGATGCTGTTGGGGGAGATGGCCAGAAAGTCGAGTTCGTCGCGCAGCACATCGCGTGGCACCGGGAACGCCGAACCGGCAATGGCGCCGGAGCCGAGTGGCAAGGTGGAAGTGCCACGTAGTGCATTGGCCAGGCGGGCGCGATCGCGCTCGAGGGGCCAGAAGTGCGCCAGCAGCCAGTGGGCGCCGCTGACGGGCTGGGCCCGCTGCAGGTGCGTGTACGCCGGCAAAATGGCGTCGGCAATCTGTTCGGCCTGCGTGAGCAGCGCCTGCTGCAGCTCACGGATGGCCACGTCGAGCTTGCGACAGGCGTCCATCGTCCAGAGCCGTGAGGCGGTGGCCACCTGATCGTTGCGCGAGCGGCCGGTGTGCAGCTTGGAGGCCACGGTTCCGGCCTCCTCGTGCAGCAGCCGGTCGATCATGGTGTGGATGTCCTCGTCGGTGGCGATGGGCTGCGCACCGTCGGCAATGCGCGCCGCTACGCGATCGAGCCCACTGCGCAACGCGTCCGCTTCGTCCATGGTGAACACGCCGGCCTTGGCCAGCGCGAGCGCCCACGCCCGGGACAGCCGGATGTCGTGCGGCCAGAGCCGGAAGTCGGTGCCAATGGAGCGGTTGATCGCGTCGAGCAGCGGCGACGGGCCACCGGCAAAGCGGCCCCCCCAGAGTTTATGCGTTGCGGCGTCGTTGGACATCAGAGCACGAAGATTGATGAGAGCACCGGAAAGCAGCGGTTGCCGGTGCGGGGTTCAAGTTGGGGGGACTTTGACTGACGACTGAAAACTCTAACTGAAGACTGAAAACTCCAACTGAAAACTGACAAGTTGCCCGCCCACAGGCGGAAGGGCAGACTTTGCGTACGGGAGAGAAGTTTTCAGTGGTCAGTCTGAGTTGTCAGTTTTCAGTTCGAGTTTTCAGTTTTCAGTTCCTTACACCCGTATATACGCCCGGAGCTTCCGCAGCACCCGTTCGGTTCCCTCCGGGCTCCGGCAGATAATGAGCACCGTATCATCGCCGGCAATGGTGCCGGCCACGTCGGGCCACTCCAGCTGGTCGAGCACCTCGGCGACCGGCTGCGCGCCCGATTTCATGGTACGGGCCACGACCAGCGCCTGCACGCCCTCCACCCCGGTGAGCAGTTCCGGCAGCATGCGTTCCAGCCGTGCGAGCGCCACTTCGCCCCCGGCCGTGGTGTTCTCGGGAAAGGCATATCGTGCCCGCCCCTGGCCACCGGGAATGCGCGCCAGCCGCAGCTCGCGCAGGTCACGGGAGAGGGTGGACTGCGTGACGTCCCAGCCGCGTTTGGCCAGCTTCCGGCGCAGCTCTTCCTGGCTGGCCACTGCATGTGCCGACACGATGTCACGAATGACAGCGTGCCGGTCGGATTTATCGGACACGGGTACTCCACGGACAAACGGGAACGTCAGGCGATGTCGCACACCGGACCGGCATAAATACTTCGGAGACGAACGATGATTGACAGCGCGTGCATGCAAAATTATGCATTAATACTGCATAGTATGCCATCCTGAATCAACCGTCTTCCGTATCGTCGATCGTGCCTCAGTCTGCCGTTGCTCCGACCTATCGCGTGGGTGTCCTTGGCGCGTCCGGCTATTCCGGGCGTGAGCTATGCGCCCTCGTGCTGGGCCACCCGAACCTGACGTTGGCGTTTGCCACGGCCAATTCGCAGCGCGGCACCACGCTGCGCGTGCGGGCGGGCGGGCGCGTGCACGACGTGCCCATGGTGGCGCCGGAGGAGGCTGACCTGGCCGGTGTGGATCTCGTGTTTGCGGCGCTGCCGCACGGGGCGAGTGCGGAGTGGATTGGCAAAGTCATCGCGGCCGGCGCCCGCGTGGTGGATCTGTCCAGCGATCTGCGCCCGGGACACGGCGGCGTGACCCACGCGCTCCCCGCGGGCGTGCCGGCCGACGCCCCTTATGGCATGCCAGAGCTGTTCCGCGCCGATATGGCGAACGCGCGCGTAGTGGCCAACCCCGGGTGCTACGCCACGAGCATTCTGGTGGCGCTCGCCCCGCTCGCGAAGTCCGGACTCATTGCGCCGGGTGCCACGGTCAACATCTCGTCGGCCAGTGGTGTGAGTGGAGCCGGGGCCAGCCCCAAGCTCGAACTGCTCTTCGCCGAAATCACCGAAGACTTCCGCGCCTACGGCGTGGGCAACGCGCATCGCCATCTGTATGAAATGCGGGCCACGCTGGCACGTCTTGGCGCCGACTGCGACCTGCTGTTCACGCCGCATCTGCTGCCGGTGGACCGCGGTATTCTGAGCACCATTTCAGTGCCGCTGTCACGCCCGCTCAGCGATGCGCTGGCGCCATACCGCGAGGCCTACGCCAACGAACCGTTTGTGGAGCTCACCACAGGGTTGCCGGCGCTGGCAGATGTACAGCACCGCAACGTGGTGCGCATTGGCGCCGTCATTCCCACGGGTCTGCGACAGGACACGCTGCTGGTGTTCAGCGCGATCGACAACCTCGTAAAGGGTGCGGCGGGGCAGGCGGTGCAGAACGCGAATATCATGCTGGGCCTGGATGAAGGAGCGGGGTTGCAGGCATGATTTGCATCAAGCTCGGTGGCCGCACCCAAAACGATCCACTGCTCCCCGCTGCCATTGCTGCCTTGTGGCAGTCAACGGGCGGCCAAGTGGTCGTCGTGCACGGCGGTGGCGATCAGATCAGCGCGCTGCAGCGGCTGCGCGGGGAAGAGCCGGTATTCATTGGCGGACGGCGTGTCACCACGGATACGGCGCTGGAACTCGTTCGCATGGTGCTGAGCGGCCTGGCCAACAAGCAGATGGTGAGTGCGTTGGTCGCGGCGGGAGCGCCGGCGGTGGGGATCAGCGGCGAAGACGCGGCGCTGCTGCGCGCGACCCCTATAGATGTGGCCCAGTTCGGGCACTCCGGCACGCCCTCGGTGGTGAACCCCGGCGTGGTGACGGCGCTGCTCGCCGCCGGGTATCTGCCGGTCATTTCGCCGGTGGCGGCGCGCGAGCATGAGGGTGAATCGGGCGCGTACAACGTGAACGGCGATGATGCCGCCGCGGCGATTGCGGCAGCGTTGGGGGCCACGGAGCTGTTCCTCATGGCCGATGTGCCGGGCGTGCTCGATGGCAACAAGCAACAGCTGGCGCAGCTCACGCTCGATGAAACGCGGGCGTTGGTGGCAAGTGGTGTTGCGGGCGGCGGGATGGCCGCCAAGCTGGACGCCTGCGCGACGGCGCTGGCGGGTGGTGTTTCACGGGTGCGCATCGGCGATCTCGCCGCGCTCACCGTTCCCCAAGCGGGAACTGCGATCGTCGCGCGCGCCTAACGACGTCTCCTTTTTCGTCTCATTTCTTTCCGGTAGCTGCCATGACGTCAACGATGATCCCGCCCGTGTCCCCATCGGCCGCCGCGCCGACGGCGACTCCCGCTCCGTTGCCCGCCATTCTGGGCACGTACAAGCGACAGGCGCCGCTCTTCGTGCGCGGCGATGGCGTGTACATGATTGACGAGACCGGCAAGCGCTATCTCGACTTTGTGGCCGGGATTGCCGTGACGTCGCTGGGGCACAACGACGCCGGTGTGAACAACGCGCTGCAGGAGTCCATTGCCTCGGGGCTCATTCACACCTCCAACCTGTACCGCACGGCACCGGGTGAGGCGCTCGCGCAGTGGCTCGTGGATCACTCGTTCGCGAGCAGTGTCTTCTTTTCCAACTCGGGCGCCGAAGCCAACGAAGGCGCCTTCAAGTTTGCGCGGCGGTGGGCCAGAAGCACGCCGCACGTGGCCAAGCACGAAATCATTGCGGTGCGTGGCTCCTTCCACGGTCGGCTGCCGGGCACGCTCGCGGCCACCGATCGCCCGGCATACCGGTTGCCGTTCCGCCCGCTCATGGGTGGCGTGAGCATCGTGGAGCGCGACCTCGACGAGCTGCGCACGGTGCTCGATACACAAACCGTCGCGGCGGTCATTGTGGAACCCATTCAGGGCGAAGGCGGGGTGCGGGTCGTGGATCCGGAGTTCCTGCGGGGACTGCGGGCACTCACCGCAGAGCGCGACGTCCTGCTCATTCTCGACGAAATCCAGTGCGGGCTGGGACGCACGGGGAGCTTCTTTGCTTACGAGCAGCTGGGCATTGAGCCGGACATGCTCACCATTGCCAAGCCGCTCGCGAACGGCCTCCCCATTGGCGCCATTCTGGTGAACGAAAAAGTCGCGCGCACCATGCAGCCGGGCGATCATGGCACCACGTTCGGCGGTGGCCCGCTGCTGGCGCATGTGGCGCACCACGTCGTACAGCGTCTGTCCGACCCGGCGCTGCTGCAGCATGTCCGCGAAGTGGGCGCCTGGTTCGGTGAACAGCTGCAGGGGATTGCCGACCGCACCGGTTCCGTGCGCGCCATTCGCGGCAAGGGCCTCATGTGGGGCATGGACGTGCATGAGCCGGCCGCGGCCATCATTGGACGCGCCTTCGACCGCGGCCTGCTCATGGTGAGCGCCGGCGAACACACGCTGCGCTTCTTGCCGCCGCTGGTCATTTCGCAGGCCGAGTTGGCGAGCGGACTGGAGATTCTCGAAGCGGCAATGAAGGGCTGAAAGCAAAAGCTCTCACAGAGGCCTCGGAGGAAACAGAGGCCACAGTGCGAACAACACGAGATCTACGGAGTAGGCTTTGTATCCTCCGTTGCCTCAGTGACCTCTGTGCGATTGCTGTTCAAACCACGCCAGCCTGATGCAACGTGAACGTGCGTGCGCCAAACTCGGCGTACGCGCGTTTTGCTTTGCCTCTAGTGCAAACGCGTGGAATGCACAATATTGACGGCGCCATCACGTGCCTCCGTGATCGGTGCGGGACGCCACGCGGTGTTTGCGTGTGTGCACTCCGCGATGTGCACCAGCCCGTGTGTCGTTGTTGTACCGGCGGTGTTGGCCCTGTCCTGGCGCGTCGATCCGGCGA contains the following coding sequences:
- a CDS encoding HAD family hydrolase, with product MFNGARYDGILFDCDGVLVDSERITSRVWAGLLTNIGLPTTTEQSLATYLGNSMARCLEIVTEQLGHTPPDSLLTDFYAQVKVALASEVVAVDGIVEVLDALDAADVGYGVASNGEHEKMETTLGATGLLSRFEGRRFSAVDVARPKPAPDLFLHAAQQLGFAPSRTIVVEDSPLGVFGASTAGMTVIGYAELVSPERLMAAGAVHTVFNLRELLAFIR
- the argH gene encoding argininosuccinate lyase, with product MSNDAATHKLWGGRFAGGPSPLLDAINRSIGTDFRLWPHDIRLSRAWALALAKAGVFTMDEADALRSGLDRVAARIADGAQPIATDEDIHTMIDRLLHEEAGTVASKLHTGRSRNDQVATASRLWTMDACRKLDVAIRELQQALLTQAEQIADAILPAYTHLQRAQPVSGAHWLLAHFWPLERDRARLANALRGTSTLPLGSGAIAGSAFPVPRDVLRDELDFLAISPNSIDATGDRDFVAETMFVCTMVAVHCSRIAEDMIIYGSSEFGFIKFGDGFSTGSSMMPQKRNPDVFELARGGGARVLGDLVSLLGTIKGLPSGYSKDLQDDKRAMFNAVDLLHLVLPSMAGAIGELRFNRERMRGAVSSAMMATDLADYLVKKGATFREAHGAVGSLVRQAEEAGIEMTELPAAAFSTAHALFGDDARDALGAEASLAARNIAGGTGPEAVRVQIAQAHAALAAHAL
- the argR gene encoding arginine repressor, translated to MSDKSDRHAVIRDIVSAHAVASQEELRRKLAKRGWDVTQSTLSRDLRELRLARIPGGQGRARYAFPENTTAGGEVALARLERMLPELLTGVEGVQALVVARTMKSGAQPVAEVLDQLEWPDVAGTIAGDDTVLIICRSPEGTERVLRKLRAYIRV
- the argC gene encoding N-acetyl-gamma-glutamyl-phosphate reductase; the protein is MPQSAVAPTYRVGVLGASGYSGRELCALVLGHPNLTLAFATANSQRGTTLRVRAGGRVHDVPMVAPEEADLAGVDLVFAALPHGASAEWIGKVIAAGARVVDLSSDLRPGHGGVTHALPAGVPADAPYGMPELFRADMANARVVANPGCYATSILVALAPLAKSGLIAPGATVNISSASGVSGAGASPKLELLFAEITEDFRAYGVGNAHRHLYEMRATLARLGADCDLLFTPHLLPVDRGILSTISVPLSRPLSDALAPYREAYANEPFVELTTGLPALADVQHRNVVRIGAVIPTGLRQDTLLVFSAIDNLVKGAAGQAVQNANIMLGLDEGAGLQA
- the argB gene encoding acetylglutamate kinase, which codes for MICIKLGGRTQNDPLLPAAIAALWQSTGGQVVVVHGGGDQISALQRLRGEEPVFIGGRRVTTDTALELVRMVLSGLANKQMVSALVAAGAPAVGISGEDAALLRATPIDVAQFGHSGTPSVVNPGVVTALLAAGYLPVISPVAAREHEGESGAYNVNGDDAAAAIAAALGATELFLMADVPGVLDGNKQQLAQLTLDETRALVASGVAGGGMAAKLDACATALAGGVSRVRIGDLAALTVPQAGTAIVARA
- a CDS encoding aspartate aminotransferase family protein codes for the protein MTSTMIPPVSPSAAAPTATPAPLPAILGTYKRQAPLFVRGDGVYMIDETGKRYLDFVAGIAVTSLGHNDAGVNNALQESIASGLIHTSNLYRTAPGEALAQWLVDHSFASSVFFSNSGAEANEGAFKFARRWARSTPHVAKHEIIAVRGSFHGRLPGTLAATDRPAYRLPFRPLMGGVSIVERDLDELRTVLDTQTVAAVIVEPIQGEGGVRVVDPEFLRGLRALTAERDVLLILDEIQCGLGRTGSFFAYEQLGIEPDMLTIAKPLANGLPIGAILVNEKVARTMQPGDHGTTFGGGPLLAHVAHHVVQRLSDPALLQHVREVGAWFGEQLQGIADRTGSVRAIRGKGLMWGMDVHEPAAAIIGRAFDRGLLMVSAGEHTLRFLPPLVISQAELASGLEILEAAMKG